Proteins from a single region of Streptomyces vinaceus:
- a CDS encoding M48 family metallopeptidase: MKETGFEKVPARDRRRFPGISSRAYEHPADRSALVALRKLSGFDTVFKALSGLLPERSLRLLFLSDSVRVGETQFPHLYEMLRDACYILDLEKVPQMYVQQDPKPNAMCIGLDEPIIVVTTGLVELLDEEEMRAVVGHEVGHALSGHAVYRTVLLFLTGLALKVAWIPLGNVAIMTIVTALREWFRKSELSADRAGLLVGQDVNASMRGLMKLAGGNHLHEMNVDSFLAQAEEYESSGDLRDSVLKILNMLPRTHPFATVRAAELKKWSQNRDYQRIMDGHYPRREEDKDTSVSDSFRESASHYADAVRSSKDPLFKLVGDIAGGAADVGGKLRDKFTGAAGGGSAPNGGAKGGATEQG, translated from the coding sequence ATGAAGGAGACCGGGTTCGAGAAGGTGCCGGCGAGGGACCGCAGGAGGTTCCCCGGTATTTCCTCGCGCGCGTACGAGCACCCGGCGGACCGCTCGGCGCTGGTGGCGCTGCGCAAGCTGAGCGGGTTCGACACCGTGTTCAAGGCCCTGAGCGGGCTGCTCCCCGAGCGCAGTCTGCGGCTGCTCTTCCTGTCGGATTCGGTCCGGGTGGGCGAGACCCAGTTCCCGCACCTGTACGAGATGCTCCGCGACGCCTGCTACATCCTGGACCTGGAGAAGGTCCCGCAGATGTACGTGCAGCAGGACCCGAAGCCGAACGCGATGTGCATCGGGCTGGACGAGCCGATCATCGTGGTGACGACGGGCCTGGTCGAGCTGCTCGACGAGGAGGAGATGCGGGCGGTCGTGGGCCACGAGGTGGGCCACGCGCTGTCGGGGCACGCGGTGTACCGCACGGTCCTGCTGTTCCTGACGGGCCTGGCGCTGAAGGTGGCGTGGATCCCGCTGGGCAATGTGGCGATCATGACGATCGTGACCGCGCTGCGGGAGTGGTTCCGCAAGTCGGAGTTGTCGGCGGACCGGGCCGGGCTGCTGGTCGGGCAGGACGTGAACGCGTCGATGAGGGGCCTGATGAAGCTCGCGGGCGGCAACCACCTCCACGAGATGAACGTGGACTCCTTCCTGGCCCAGGCCGAGGAGTACGAGTCCAGCGGCGATCTGCGCGACTCCGTCCTGAAGATCCTCAACATGCTGCCGCGGACGCACCCCTTCGCGACCGTCCGGGCGGCCGAGCTGAAGAAGTGGTCCCAGAACCGGGACTACCAGCGGATCATGGACGGCCACTACCCGCGGCGCGAGGAGGACAAGGACACCTCGGTGTCGGACTCCTTCCGCGAGTCGGCCTCGCACTACGCGGACGCGGTGCGCAGCAGCAAGGATCCGCTGTTCAAGCTGGTCGGCGACATCGCGGGCGGCGCGGCCGATGTCGGCGGCAAGCTGCGCGACAAGTTCACCGGTGCGGCCGGAGGGGGCTCCGCCCCGAACGGCGGGGCCAAGGGCGGGGCTACGGAGCAGGGCTGA
- the nadD gene encoding nicotinate-nucleotide adenylyltransferase, with translation MGEQEMPTGPVKRRLGVMGGTFDPIHHGHLVAASEVAALFHLDEVVFVPTGQPWQKSQRAVSPAEDRYLMTVIATASNPQFSVSRIDIDRGGPTYTIDTLRDLSALNEDADLFFITGADALAQILTWRNADELFSLAHFIGVTRPGHVLTDDGLPEDGVSLVQVPALAISSTDCRARVAQGDPVWYLVPDGVVRYIDKRELYRGA, from the coding sequence ATGGGAGAGCAGGAGATGCCTACCGGCCCGGTCAAGCGCCGGCTCGGCGTGATGGGCGGGACATTCGACCCGATCCACCACGGACACCTGGTGGCGGCCAGTGAAGTCGCCGCGCTGTTCCACCTCGACGAGGTGGTGTTCGTGCCCACCGGCCAGCCGTGGCAGAAGTCGCAGCGCGCCGTGTCCCCCGCCGAGGACCGCTATCTGATGACGGTCATCGCGACGGCCTCGAACCCGCAGTTCTCGGTGAGCCGCATCGACATCGACCGCGGCGGGCCGACGTACACGATCGACACGCTGCGTGATCTGAGCGCCCTCAACGAGGACGCCGACCTGTTCTTCATCACCGGTGCCGACGCCCTCGCCCAGATCCTGACCTGGCGCAACGCCGACGAGCTCTTCTCGCTCGCGCACTTCATCGGGGTCACCCGGCCGGGCCACGTGCTCACCGACGACGGTCTCCCCGAGGACGGGGTCTCCCTGGTGCAGGTGCCCGCGCTGGCGATCTCGTCCACGGACTGCCGCGCCCGGGTGGCCCAGGGGGATCCTGTCTGGTATCTGGTGCCCGACGGTGTGGTGCGCTACATCGACAAGCGTGAGCTGTACCGGGGAGCCTGA
- a CDS encoding LCP family protein — protein sequence MNDRQDPYDPYAQEQQLIGYDPYGRPVYGQVPAQPAPGQQQYEQAYEQPYGYDPQGYGQQAYYPQQPQQPAAPEYGQQEYPAHQEYPQAPGYGYETQQTQQWIPQQAAPEQQAAAPAPAPAPEAEPGPSRADRVPEPRRPGGDPSAPDCRTEQFAFIDQPDEESEDVIDWLKFTESRTERREEARRRGRNRVVALIVVLALFVVGGVGYLWYAGKLPFLDGPGQKEDAAAASGPQKRDMIVVHLHNTKKGGTSTALLVDNVTTKKGATVLLPNTLGVAKDDGTAAALGKAVEEGGVGVKDSLDSVLGTHIGGTWRLDTPFLENLVELVGGIETDTDVAVPADDAAKIPAVGQGPKQHLSGAMAVAYATYRGQGEPEAKQLDRLGKVLYGVLRKVPGDAKSATVTVESMGQILDPSLNAQALGTLLSKLGEHAKEGAYRTDVLAVKPDGTLTDDANKNVVKEVLGGSFNAAQAGSAPRVGLKDATGDEKTQVTAKAALLNGGYTFVDGGKADKTQPATQITYQDDAQRAKAVEVAKTLGLPETVVKKGENAVNADIVVTLGKDYKPS from the coding sequence GTGAACGACCGACAGGATCCGTACGACCCGTACGCCCAGGAGCAGCAGCTCATCGGCTACGACCCGTACGGGCGGCCGGTGTACGGCCAGGTGCCCGCGCAGCCCGCCCCCGGGCAGCAGCAGTACGAGCAGGCGTACGAGCAGCCGTACGGCTACGACCCGCAGGGCTACGGCCAGCAGGCCTACTACCCGCAGCAGCCCCAGCAGCCGGCCGCGCCCGAGTACGGGCAGCAGGAGTACCCCGCTCACCAGGAGTACCCGCAGGCCCCCGGCTACGGGTACGAGACGCAGCAGACCCAGCAGTGGATCCCGCAGCAGGCCGCCCCGGAACAGCAGGCCGCCGCTCCCGCTCCCGCCCCGGCCCCCGAGGCCGAGCCCGGGCCGTCGCGCGCCGACCGGGTCCCCGAACCGCGCCGGCCCGGCGGTGACCCGTCCGCCCCGGACTGCCGCACCGAGCAGTTCGCGTTCATCGACCAGCCGGACGAGGAGTCCGAGGACGTCATCGACTGGCTCAAGTTCACCGAGAGCCGGACCGAGCGCCGCGAGGAGGCCCGCCGCCGCGGCCGCAACCGGGTGGTCGCCCTCATCGTCGTCCTCGCCCTCTTCGTCGTCGGCGGCGTCGGCTACCTCTGGTACGCGGGCAAGCTGCCCTTCCTCGACGGCCCCGGTCAGAAGGAGGACGCGGCGGCCGCCTCCGGGCCGCAGAAGCGCGACATGATCGTCGTCCACCTGCACAACACCAAGAAGGGCGGCACCTCCACGGCGCTGCTCGTCGACAACGTCACCACCAAGAAGGGCGCCACCGTCCTCCTGCCGAACACGCTCGGCGTCGCGAAGGACGACGGCACCGCCGCGGCCCTCGGCAAGGCGGTCGAGGAGGGCGGCGTGGGCGTCAAGGACTCCCTCGACTCGGTGCTCGGCACCCACATCGGCGGCACCTGGCGCCTGGACACCCCCTTCCTGGAGAACCTGGTCGAGCTGGTCGGCGGCATCGAGACCGACACCGACGTCGCGGTCCCGGCCGACGACGCCGCCAAGATCCCGGCCGTGGGGCAGGGCCCGAAGCAGCACCTCAGCGGTGCGATGGCCGTCGCGTACGCCACGTACCGCGGCCAGGGCGAGCCCGAGGCCAAGCAGCTCGACCGGCTCGGCAAGGTGCTCTACGGAGTGCTGCGCAAGGTGCCAGGGGACGCGAAGTCGGCGACCGTCACGGTCGAGAGCATGGGCCAGATCCTCGACCCCTCCCTGAACGCACAGGCCCTCGGCACGCTGCTGTCCAAGCTCGGCGAGCACGCCAAGGAGGGCGCGTACCGTACGGACGTCCTCGCGGTGAAGCCGGACGGGACGCTCACCGACGACGCCAACAAGAACGTCGTCAAGGAGGTGCTCGGCGGCAGCTTCAACGCGGCCCAGGCCGGCAGCGCACCCCGCGTCGGCCTCAAGGACGCCACCGGCGACGAGAAGACGCAGGTCACGGCGAAGGCGGCGCTGCTCAACGGCGGCTACACCTTCGTGGACGGCGGCAAGGCCGACAAGACCCAGCCCGCCACGCAGATCACGTACCAGGACGACGCGCAGCGGGCCAAGGCGGTCGAGGTGGCCAAGACCCTGGGCCTGCCGGAGACCGTCGTGAAGAAGGGCGAGAACGCGGTGAACGCGGACATCGTGGTGACCCTGGGCAAGGACTACAAACCGTCCTGA
- the rsfS gene encoding ribosome silencing factor yields the protein MTATDRSIELITAAAQAAADRLAHDIIAYDVSDVLSITDAFLLASAPNDRQVKSIVDEIEERLLKELGAKPVRREGDRDARWILLDYIDIVVHVQHSEERVFYALERLWKDCPEIELPEDAKLTKGKAEEHAKLREAAGDDELDGDLF from the coding sequence GTGACCGCCACGGACCGCTCCATCGAGCTCATCACCGCCGCCGCCCAGGCCGCGGCCGACCGGCTCGCGCACGACATCATCGCGTACGACGTCAGCGACGTGCTGTCGATCACCGACGCCTTCCTGCTCGCCTCGGCGCCCAACGACCGCCAGGTCAAGTCGATCGTCGACGAGATCGAGGAGCGTCTGCTCAAGGAGCTCGGCGCCAAGCCGGTGCGCCGCGAGGGCGACCGCGACGCCCGCTGGATCCTGCTCGACTACATCGACATCGTCGTCCACGTGCAGCACAGCGAGGAGCGGGTCTTCTACGCGCTGGAGCGCCTGTGGAAGGACTGCCCCGAGATCGAGCTGCCCGAGGACGCCAAGCTCACCAAGGGCAAGGCGGAGGAGCACGCCAAGCTGCGCGAGGCGGCGGGCGACGACGAGCTGGACGGTGATCTGTTCTGA
- a CDS encoding histidine phosphatase family protein: MSATATRKTGRKIVLWRHGQTSWNLERRFQGSTDIELTDTGVAQARRAARLLASLKPVAIVASDLRRASATAAELAAVTGLPVAHDAALRETYAGEWQGLTHEEIIAKYGEQYAAWKRGEPVRRGGGELETEVADRAAPVVLEHAGRLPDGGTLVVVSHGGTIRTTIGRLLGLDARDWESLGGLSNCCWSVLGEGARGWRLMEHNAGTLPEPVLGDDD; encoded by the coding sequence CTGAGCGCGACCGCCACCCGCAAGACGGGCCGGAAGATCGTTCTCTGGCGCCACGGCCAGACCTCGTGGAACCTGGAGCGCCGCTTCCAGGGCTCCACGGACATCGAGCTGACCGACACGGGTGTGGCGCAGGCGCGCCGCGCCGCCCGGCTGCTCGCCTCTCTGAAGCCGGTCGCCATCGTGGCCTCGGACCTGCGGCGGGCTTCCGCCACGGCCGCCGAGCTGGCCGCCGTCACGGGGCTGCCCGTGGCGCACGACGCCGCGCTGCGCGAGACGTACGCCGGTGAGTGGCAGGGCCTCACGCACGAAGAGATCATCGCGAAGTACGGCGAGCAGTACGCGGCGTGGAAGCGCGGCGAGCCCGTGCGCCGCGGCGGCGGCGAACTGGAGACCGAGGTCGCCGACCGCGCGGCGCCGGTGGTGCTGGAGCACGCAGGCCGGCTGCCGGACGGCGGCACGCTCGTCGTGGTCAGCCACGGCGGCACCATCCGTACGACGATCGGCCGGCTGCTGGGCCTGGACGCGCGCGACTGGGAGAGCCTGGGCGGGCTCTCCAACTGCTGCTGGTCGGTCCTCGGCGAGGGCGCGCGCGGCTGGCGTCTGATGGAGCACAACGCCGGCACGCTGCCGGAACCGGTGCTCGGCGACGACGACTGA